One window of the Nothobranchius furzeri strain GRZ-AD chromosome 3, NfurGRZ-RIMD1, whole genome shotgun sequence genome contains the following:
- the cyp27b1 gene encoding 25-hydroxyvitamin D-1 alpha hydroxylase, mitochondrial, with product MKVKRMLQQALRVSVRNAFPLVKWMERWSEGAAAVSPPGCSRQAVRTLDDMPGPTVSSFVWDLFAKKGLTRLHELQVDGLHRYGPMWKASFGPILTVHVADPALIEQVLRQEGQHPMRSNISSWKDYRKLRGYHCGLLTSEGKEWQAVRSLLGKHMLRPKAVEVYDKTLNSVVTDLITKLRLRRNSQGLVTDVASEFYRFGLEGISSVLFDSRIGCLDAVVPKETERFIQSINTMFVMTLLTMVMPSWMHQLFPKPWNTFCQCWDYMFDFAKGHIDQRLAEEAQKVARGEKVEGRYLTYFLSQTGMPMKTVYSNVTELLLAGVDTISSTLSWSLYELSRHPEVQAAVREEVLTVLGGRRVPEAADVACMPLLKNTVKEVLRLYPVIPANARVVPDKDIQVGGYLIPKNTLITLCQFATSRDPAVFSNPNDFYPYRWFNKDRSHHPYASIPFGVGKRSCIGRRIAELELYLALSRILIEFNVKPDPEGVSVKPKTRTLLVPENAISLQFIEQ from the exons ATGAAAGTGAAAAGGATGTTGCAGCAAGCTCTCCGAGTGTCCGTCCGCAACGCCTTCCCGCTGGTGAAGTGGATGGAGAGGTGGTCCGAGGGCGCAGCAGCGGTCAGTCCGCCGGGCTGCAGCCGACAGGCGGTCAGGACGCTGGACGACATGCCCGGACCCACGGTCTCCAGCTTCGTCTGGGACTTGTTTGCAAAGAAGGGTCTGACTCGTCTGCACGAGTTACAG GTGGATGGACTCCACCGATATGGTCCCATGTGGAAGGCGAGCTTTGGCCCCATCCTGACTGTCCACGTGGCCGATCCAGCGCTCATAGAGCAGGTCCTGAGGCAGGAGGGCCAGCATCCCATGCGCTCCAACATCTCCTCCTGGAAGGACTACAGGAAGCTCAGGGGATACCACTGTGGACTCTTGACATC CGAGGGCAAAGAGTGGCAGGCGGTGAGAAGTCTCCTGGGGAAGCACATGCTGCGGCCGAAGGCAGTGGAGGTTTACGACAAAACCCTGAACAGTGTTGTCACTGACCTGATCACCAAGCTTCGCCTACGCAGAAACTCTCAGGGCCTGGTCACCGACGTCGCCAGCGAGTTCTATCGCTTCGGCTTGGAGG GTATTTCGTCGGTGCTGTTTGATTCCAGAATCGGTTGCTTGGATGCGGTTGTTCCCAAGGAGACGGAGCGTTTCATCCAGTCCATTAACACCATGTTCGTGATGACCCTTCTCACCATGGTCATGCCCAGCTGGATGCACCAGCTGTTCCCCAAACCCTGGAACACCTTTTGTCAGTGCTGGGactacatgtttgattttg CTAAAGGTCACATCGACCAGCGCCTGGCGGAAGAAGCCCAGAAGGTCGCCAGAGGAGAGAAGGTGGAGGGTCGATACCTCACCTACTTCCTCTCTCAGACGGGAATGCCCATGAAGACCGTCTACAGCAACGTGACCGAGCTGCTTCTCGCCGGAGTTGACACA ATTTCCAGCACCTTGTCCTGGTCTTTATATGAGCTGTCCCGTCACCCGGAGGTCCAAGCTGCGGTCAGAGAGGAGGTTCTGACTGTACTGGGGGGTCGGAGGGTACCTGAAGCTGCAGATGTGGCCTGCATGCCTCTCCTTAAGAACACGGTCAAAGAGGTTCTCAG GTTATATCCCGTCATTCCTGCTAACGCAAGAGTCGTTCCTGATAAAGACATCCAGGTTGGAGGCTACCTCATTCCTAAAAAT ACTTTGATCACCTTGTGTCAGTTTGCAACGTCCCGGGATCCTGCAGTTTTCTCGAATCCAAACGACTTCTATCCCTATCGCTGGTTCAACAAGGACCGGTCTCACCACCCGTACGCCTCCATTCCCTTCGGCGTGGGAAAGCGTAGCTGCATCGGGCGCCGCATCGCAGAGCTGGAGCTCTACCTTGCTCTCTCTCGG ATCCTGATAGAGTTCAATGTAAAGCCTGATCCTGAGGGAGTTTCAGTGAAGCCCAAGACACGGACACTTCTAGTTCCAGAAAATGCCATTAGCCTCCAGTTCATTGAGCAATGA
- the mcrs1 gene encoding microspherule protein 1, whose amino-acid sequence MQAGDPVIGASMGVAGGQSRSEDEESLCVKDIKRTATQAFGSGVPKRRSSSRSIKRKKFDDELVESSLVKSSSRVKGPTVIEPIHYSGSEPSSVEKKKVSKSGGALTPPLTMVLNSAPMPKRVKKSKQPMHITKDLGRWKPTDDLLLINAVLQTTDLTAVHLGVKFSCRFSLREIKERWYALLYDPVISKLAWQAMRQLHPEAIAAIQSKALFSQAEQTLLAKIGSASQPKLDIFQELLSKHPSVFHPSRTPKSLMVHWQLLKQYYLLDDQSVQPLPKGDQVLNFSDAEQMVDDAKLKENRDEVLEHELMISDRHQKKEIRQLEQELPRWQVLVDNITGMSMPDFDNQTLAALRGRMVRYLMRSREITLGRATKDKQIDVDLSLEGPAWKISRKQGVIKLKNNGDFFIANEGQRPIYIDGRPVLSGNKWKLNNNSVVEIAGLRFVFLINLDLISLIKAEAAKMTQQ is encoded by the exons ATGCAGGCGGGTGACCCTGTGATTGGTGCATCAATGGGAGTTGCAGGTGGTCAGAGCCGGTCAGAGGATGAAGAGTCACTCTGTGTAAAAGACATTAAAAGGACAGCAACACAAGCTTTTGGAAGTGGTGTTCCCAAACGAAGAAGTTCATCCAG GTCAATAAAGAGGAAGAAATTTGATGATGAGCTTGTGGAGAGCAGTCTGGTGAAGTCGTCCAGTAGAGTCAAAGGTCCTACCGTCATAGAGCCGATTCACTATTCGGGCAGTGAACCTTCATCTGTTGAGAAGAAAAAG GTGTCAAAATCAGGAGGCGCTCTCACCCCTCCCTTGACAATGGTATTAAACTCTGCACCCATGCCTAAAAGAGTGAAGAAAAGCAAGCAGCCGATGCATATCACTAAAGACTTGGGACGATGGAAACCCACAGATGATTTACTGCTGATTAATGCTGTGTTACAG ACTACTGATCTAACTGCTGTTCATCTCGGTGTCAAGTTCAGCTGCCGCTTCAGTTTGCGGGAGATTAAAGAGAGGTGGTACGCTCTGCTGTATGACCCCGTCATCTCTAA GCTAGCATGGCAGGCTATGCGGCAGCTTCATCCTGAAGCAATTGCAGCAATTCAGAGTAAAGCGCTCTTCAGTCAGGCTGAACAGACACTGCTGGCAAAGATTGGTTCA GCCAGTCAGCCCAAACTGGACATATTCCAGGAGCTTCTAAGCAAACATCCGAGTGTCTTTCACCCCTCTCGCACGCCTAAGAGCCTGATGGTTCACTGGCAGCTGCTTAAGCAGTACTACCTGCTGGATGATCAGAGTG TACAGCCCCTCCCTAAAGGTGACCAAGTCCTCAACTTCTCTGATGCTGAGCAGATGGTTGATGATGCAAAGTTAAA GGAGAATAGAGACGAGGTGCTGGAGCACG AGCTGATGATTTCAGATCGCCACCAGAAGAAGGAGATCAGACAGCTAGAGCAGGAGTTGCCTCGCTGGCAGGTTCTGGTGGACAATATCACGG GGATGAGCATGCCTGACTTTGACAATCAGACACTGGCGGCATTACGAGGAAGAATGGTCCGCTACCTCATGAGATCAAGAGAG ATTACTTTGGGGAGAGCAACAAAAGACAAACAGATTGATGTAGATTTGTCGCTAGAAGGGCCTGCCTGGAAAATATCCAGAAAACAAG GAGTAATTAAGCTGAAGAATAACGGAGATTTCTTCATCGCTAACGAGGGCCAGCGGCCCATCTACATCGATGGCAGACCGGTCCTGTCGGGCAACAAGTGGAAGCTAAACAACAACTCAGTGGTGGAG ATCGCAGGTCTTCGTTTCGTGTTCCTAATAAACCTGGACCTCATCTCGCTGATCAAAGCTGAAGCCGCTAAGATGACGCAGCAGTGA
- the suox gene encoding sulfite oxidase, mitochondrial → MLLLRRCCSLTRCGPISTRRLKVAPAVTSCAARFCSSGSEDQSSYQCANWKHILAGLLAGTGAVLVYSQHRHKAERADVSVTITEKGSLLPVFSQDEVTKHRSLEDGVWVTYKGGVYDITEFVAMHPGGNKILLAAGGALEPFWALYAVHDQEHVLEILSEYKVGELCEEDLKKQQASKPSDPFSSDPERHPVLQVNTLKPFNAEPPPEILSDSYITPSAFFFKRNHLPVPQLDQASYRLQVEGLPQGVLSLSLEDLKTKFPKHTVTVTLQCAGNRRGDMNKVKPVKGLNWGVAAIGNAKWSGARLRDVLLAAGFEPGVAQWARHVQFEGLDKDVTGTSYGASIPLNKAIGEEGDVLLAYEMNGEDIPRDHGYPVRVVVPGVVGARNVKWLGKIVVSAEESSSHWQQQDYKGFAPGTDWNQVDFESAPAIQELPVQSAITVPADGAVIHHSDETLTVAGYAWSGGGREVIRVDVSLDGGKTWQVAQLRSGDKGQAPEPSPPPGRAWAWKLWEITAPLPPEAEELEIICKAVDSSYNVQPDTVPPIWNLRGLLSNAWHRVTVRLRRD, encoded by the exons ATGCTGCTCCTCAGACGCTGTTGCAGCCTGACTCGATGTGGCCCCATCAGCACTCGGAG ACTTAAAGTGGCCCCTGCTGTGACATCATGTGCGGCTCGTTTCTGCAGCAGCGGCTCTGAGGACCAGAGTTCGTACCAGTGTGCAAACTGGAAACACATCCTGGCAGGGCTGCTAGCTGGTACAGGAGCTGTACTGGTTTATAGTCAGCACCGACACAAG GCTGAGCGAGCAGATGTTAGCGTGACGATCACAGAGAAGGGCTCCCTTCTTCCTGTTTTCAGCCAGGATGAGGTCACAAAGCATCGCTCTCTGGAAGACGGAGTCTGGGTCACGTATAAAGGAGGTGTCTATGACATCACAGAGTTTGTGGCCATGCACCCTGGTGGAAATAAAATCCTGCTGGCAGCAGGTGGCGCCCTCGAGCCTTTTTGGGCTCTATACGCTGTACACGACCAAGAACATGTGCTGGAAATCCTCTCTGAGTACAAG GTCGGTGAGCTGTGTGAGGAGGACCTGAAGAAGCAGCAGGCCTCCAAACCATCTGATCCCTTCTCCTCCGACCCTGAGCGCCACCCCGTGCTGCAGGTCAACACCCTCAAGCCCTTCAACGCCGAGCCGCCTCCTGAGATCCTCTCAGACAGCTACATCACgccctctgctttcttcttcaagAGGAACCACCTTCCAGTTCCTCAGCTGGATCAGGCTTCATATCGGCTCCAGGTGGAGGGCCTACCACAAGGAGTGCTCTCGCTGTCTTTAGAAGACTTGAAGACTAAATTCCCCAAACACACCGTCACTGTGACGCTGCAGTGTGCTGGCAACCGCCGTGGTGACATGAACAAGGTGAAGCCTGTGAAAGGTCTGAACTGGGGCGTGGCCGCCATCGGTAATGCGAAGTGGAGTGGCGCCAGGCTCCGGGACGTGCTGCTAGCTGCTGGCTTTGAGCCAGGCGTGGCCCAGTGGGCTCGCCACGTCCAGTTTGAAGGGTTGGATAAAGATGTGACGGGTACTTCTTATGGCGCTTCAATTCCTCTGAACAAGGCCATCGGTGAGGAaggggatgtgctcctggcttaTGAGATGAATGGAGAGGACATTCCCAGAGACCACGGCTACCCGGTCCGGGTCGTGGTACCGGGCGTGGTGGGCGCGCGGAACGTGAAGTGGCTGGGTAAGATTGTGGTCAGCGCCGAGGAGAGCAGCAGCCACTGGCAGCAGCAAGACTACAAAGGCTTCGCTCCTGGGACCGACTGGAACCAAGTGGATTTCGAATCCGCTCCTGCCATCCAGGAGCTTCCTGTTCAGTCCGCCATCACCGTACCGGCAGACGGAGCCGTGATCCACCACAGCGACGAAACGCTGACTGTGGCGGGCTATGCGTGGAGCGGCGGGGGCAGGGAGGTGATACGGGTGGACGTTTCTCTGGACGGAGGAAAGACGTGGCAGGTGGCCCAGCTGAGGAGTGGAGATAAAGGACAGGCTCCGGAGCCCTCGCCTCCACCGGGCCGAGCTTGGGCCTGGAAGCTGTGGGAGATAACCGCTCCTCTTCCTCCTGAGGCCGAGGAGCTGGAGATTATATGCAAGGCTGTTGACTCCAGCTACAACGTGCAGCCGGACACGGTTCCTCCCATCTGGAACCTGAGAGGCCTCCTGAGTAACGCCTGGCACAGAGTCACCGTCCGGCTCCGACGGGACTAG